ATGGGGCCTTGGCCCGGATACGTTTGGCCGCGGACCTGGACGCGGCCAAGGAGGCCGGCCTCGTGGTGGAGGCCGTGCCGGAGTCCTTGCCGCTCAAAAAGGAGATTTTTTCGCGCTTGGACGGCTTATGCGCTTCGGAGGCCATCCTCGCCTCCAACACCTCCTCGATCTCGATCACGGAGCTCGCCGCGGCCACGAAAAGGCCGGACAAGGTCATGGGCATGCATTTCATGAACCCCGTGCCCGTGATGAAGCTGGTCGAGCTCATCCGGGGGCAGGCCACCTCGGAGGAAACCTACCAGGCCGTCCATGATTTGACCGTGAAGCTAGGCAAAACCCCGGCGGTTTCCAGGGACTTTCCCGGGTTTCTCTCCAACCGCATCCTCATGCCTATGATCAACGAGGCCTGCTACTGCTTGATGGAAGGGGTGGGCAGCCGCGAGGACATCGACGCCGTGATGAAGCTCGGCATGAGCCATCCCATGGGGCCCCTGACCCTGGCGGACTTCATCGGCTTGGACATTTGCCTGGCCATCATGGAAGTCCTATATCAAGGATTCTCGGATTCCAAGTACCGCCCCTGCCCTCTTCTTCGCCAAATGGTCGCGGCCGGCAAGCTCGGCCGCAAAACCGGCCAAGGATTCTACGACTATGCCGCTTGAGGCCTTGAGCGAGGCCCAGAAAATGGCCCGGGACTCTGCCCGGGATTTCGCCGAGAAGCGCTTGAAGCCCGTGGCCCAGAAGCTCGACGAGGACGAGGCCATCCCGCGTGAGCTTTACGCCGAGGCGGCCGAGCTTGGCTTCTTGGGGATGATGCTGCCCGAGGAATACGGGGGTCTGGGACTCGACTACATGAGCTACGTCCTGGCCATGGAGGAGCTGGCCCGGGGCTCGGCGGCATTCCAGGTGGGGCTCACGGTCCACAACTCCTTGGTCTGCTCCGGGATTTACCGCTTCGGGACCGACGAGCAAAAGAAAAGATACCTTCCCAAGATGGCCAAGGGCGAATGGGTCGGCTCTTACTGCCTCTCAGAGTCCGGAGCCGGCTCCGACGCCGGAAGCCTCTCCGCCTCGGCTTCGGCCGAAGGGGAATTTTACATTCTAAACGGGGCCAAGGCCTGGGTCACCAACGGGGGCTTTGCCCATGTTTTCATGGTTTTCGTCTCCACCCGTAAGGAGTTGGGGAGCCGGGGTGTCAGCTGCATCCTTGTAGAAAAAGGAACCCCGGGCTTCGAGGTCGGGAAAAAGGAGAAAAAGCTCGGCATCCGCGCCTCGGACACGCGGGAGCTTTCCTTTAATAACTGCCGGGTGCCCAAGTCCCAGAGGCTGGGGGCCGAGAACGAGGGCTTTCAAATCGCCAAGGCCCAGCTGGAAAGCGGGAGAGTGAGCATCGCGGCCCAGGCCGTGGGCATCGCCCAGGCCGCCTTCGAGGAGGCGGTGTGCTATGCCAAGGCCCGGCGGCAGTTCGGCAAGGCCTTGTCAGAGTTCCAGGCCACCCAATTCAAGATCGCGGACATGGCCGCGGGCATCGACGCGGCGAGGCTTCTCACTTACCGCGCGGCCATGCTTATAAACGAGGGCCGCCCCTGCGGGAGGGAGGCTTCCATCGCGAAGCTCTTCTCCTCCCAGATGTGCAACCGCGTGGCCTACGATGCCCTTCAGATACACGGCGGCAACGGCTACATCCGGGAATTCCCGGTCGAGCGCTATTTCCGCGACGCCCGCATCACCGAGATCTACGAAGGCACCTCTGAGATCCAGCGCCTCATCATCGCCAAAGACGTCCTCAAGTCGTGAGGAAGATCGTCGTCTCTCGGCCTGGCGGGCACGCCGCGCTGGCTCTC
The sequence above is a segment of the Elusimicrobiota bacterium genome. Coding sequences within it:
- a CDS encoding 3-hydroxybutyryl-CoA dehydrogenase, whose product is MKRIAVVGGGTMGSGIAHVMALAGFEVSLIEARQDIAERALTSIAKNMDRQAAKGAISAADRDGALARIRLAADLDAAKEAGLVVEAVPESLPLKKEIFSRLDGLCASEAILASNTSSISITELAAATKRPDKVMGMHFMNPVPVMKLVELIRGQATSEETYQAVHDLTVKLGKTPAVSRDFPGFLSNRILMPMINEACYCLMEGVGSREDIDAVMKLGMSHPMGPLTLADFIGLDICLAIMEVLYQGFSDSKYRPCPLLRQMVAAGKLGRKTGQGFYDYAA
- a CDS encoding acyl-CoA dehydrogenase family protein, encoding MPLEALSEAQKMARDSARDFAEKRLKPVAQKLDEDEAIPRELYAEAAELGFLGMMLPEEYGGLGLDYMSYVLAMEELARGSAAFQVGLTVHNSLVCSGIYRFGTDEQKKRYLPKMAKGEWVGSYCLSESGAGSDAGSLSASASAEGEFYILNGAKAWVTNGGFAHVFMVFVSTRKELGSRGVSCILVEKGTPGFEVGKKEKKLGIRASDTRELSFNNCRVPKSQRLGAENEGFQIAKAQLESGRVSIAAQAVGIAQAAFEEAVCYAKARRQFGKALSEFQATQFKIADMAAGIDAARLLTYRAAMLINEGRPCGREASIAKLFSSQMCNRVAYDALQIHGGNGYIREFPVERYFRDARITEIYEGTSEIQRLIIAKDVLKS